The genomic interval TAACAGCGTCAAGCGCTTCGTCGATCTCTCCACCGTCGGCTCGCAGATGGCGACGAAGATTCACGGCCTGCTGGCGAAGCGCAACATCGTGCAGATCGACAGCCCCGTCTCCGGCGGCGTCGGCGGTGCCGAGAAGGGCACGCTCGCAGTGATGGTCTCAGGACCGAAAGCGGATTTCGAGACCATCAAGGCCGCGCTCGACGCGATCGGAAAAGTGTTCTTCATCGGCGAGAAGCCGGGCTCGGCGCAGACCATGAAGCTCGCCAACAACTTCCTCTCGGCGACCGCGATCGTCGCAACCTCCGAAGCCGTGGTGATGGGCGTGAAGGCGGGCCTCGATCCCGCCGTGATGATCGACGTCATCAACGCCGGCTCCGGCATGAACACCGCGAGCCGCGACAAGTTTCCGCGCTCGGTCCTGCCCCGCACCTTCGACTTCGGCTTCGCCACGGGCTTGATGGTCAAGGACGTGCGGCTGGCGCTGGAGGAGATGAAGCAGCTCGGGCTGTCGATGGAGGTCGCCGATGCGGTCGGGCGCCTGTGGGAGACCGTGATCCGCGACGAGGGTGCGGAGTCGGATTTCACGGCGGCGATCAAGCCGATCGAGAGGAAGGCGGGAGTGATCGTGGGCGGGAAGACCTGACGCCTACGACGGTTGCGCGTTGCGGCGGATTTGCCTCAGCGCGCCAAACGGTTCCGCCGCGCGCCCGTGCGTGATGCCGAAAACCCACGGCTACTTTGCATGGGGTTGTTTTGCGGGTTTTTGGTTAGCTCAGCGACTTGGCGCCGGCCTCACAGCCAGGGCGCGGGCGTGTCCATCGCAATGAGCTGCTCGACATCGATGCGCGGGCGGACCACGGCGTACTGGTCGCCCTTCACCAGCACCTCCGGCACCAGCGGGCGGGTGTTGTAGGTCCCGGCCTGCACCGCGCCATAGGCGCCTGCGGTCATGATGGCGAGGAGATCGCCGGCCTTCGGCGTCGGCAGCGTGCGGTCGAGCGCGAGATAGTCGCCGGTCTCGCAGACCGGCCCGACGACGTCGGCCACCATGGTCGGCGCGCCCTTGGCAGGCTGCGCCACCGGCAGGATGTCGTGATGCGCCTCGTACAGCGTCGGGCGGATCAGATCGTTCATCGCGGCATCGATAATGACGAAGTTCTTGCCGTCGCCGTGCTTCACATAAATCACGCGCGCGACCAAAATGCCGGCATTGCCGACGATCATGCGGCCCGGCTCGAACATCAGC from Bradyrhizobium arachidis carries:
- a CDS encoding NAD(P)-dependent oxidoreductase, with amino-acid sequence MDIGFIGLGNMGFPMARRLIEAGHKLVVFDTRKDVVDRLVARGAKAAMSPKDVADQAETVMASLPSLQASLAVATGEGGVIEGNSVKRFVDLSTVGSQMATKIHGLLAKRNIVQIDSPVSGGVGGAEKGTLAVMVSGPKADFETIKAALDAIGKVFFIGEKPGSAQTMKLANNFLSATAIVATSEAVVMGVKAGLDPAVMIDVINAGSGMNTASRDKFPRSVLPRTFDFGFATGLMVKDVRLALEEMKQLGLSMEVADAVGRLWETVIRDEGAESDFTAAIKPIERKAGVIVGGKT